One genomic segment of Polyangiaceae bacterium includes these proteins:
- a CDS encoding SH3 domain-containing protein: protein MKSLRWYVVAVACVVAAPFGCAPAMAPAPDSEELAEDADVNGEGLTGNVAVGTVLSATGNVNLRSGASTSYKVLHVVAKGSKVTVVSGSPSNGYYKIDHNGTVGWSYGKYYEPVGGTTGSQPTGSLLTATTDVNLRSGPSTSYKVLAVVTTGSQVSLINPNPSNGFYNVQYGNTVGWSSAKYYSTGSGGGTTGGGTSGGGTSGGGTTGGSGVIADAMARAAASTGFSYWWGHGRFKAAGPQGSPGSCSGSCPNCSHSGSYGGDCSGLVAKVWQVPSSNTSLTTDSHPYSTADFVKDTSQWKTVSRGAVKQADALVYRSGGAGHIFVYSSGDGWGSMYAYECKGCAAGCIKGYRTASSAYHAIRRSGY from the coding sequence ATGAAGAGTCTTCGCTGGTACGTCGTCGCTGTCGCCTGTGTCGTTGCCGCGCCCTTTGGTTGCGCGCCTGCAATGGCACCAGCCCCCGACTCCGAAGAGCTAGCGGAGGACGCCGATGTCAATGGAGAGGGCCTGACCGGAAACGTTGCCGTCGGCACCGTGCTCAGCGCGACGGGCAACGTCAATCTGCGCAGCGGTGCTTCGACGTCTTACAAAGTCCTGCACGTGGTAGCGAAGGGCTCGAAGGTCACCGTGGTCAGCGGCTCGCCCAGCAACGGCTACTACAAGATCGACCACAATGGGACCGTTGGTTGGAGCTATGGCAAGTACTACGAGCCGGTCGGTGGCACCACGGGGAGTCAACCTACCGGATCGTTGCTGACAGCGACGACTGACGTGAACCTGCGCAGCGGTCCCTCGACCTCGTACAAAGTGCTGGCTGTCGTCACGACGGGTTCACAGGTTTCCCTGATCAACCCCAATCCCAGCAATGGTTTCTACAACGTGCAGTACGGCAACACGGTCGGATGGAGTTCCGCCAAGTACTACAGCACCGGCAGTGGTGGTGGCACCACGGGTGGCGGGACGAGTGGTGGCGGCACCAGCGGCGGCGGCACGACTGGCGGCTCCGGCGTCATCGCTGACGCAATGGCCCGCGCGGCAGCGAGCACCGGGTTTTCCTACTGGTGGGGACACGGTCGCTTCAAGGCTGCCGGTCCCCAGGGCAGCCCCGGCTCCTGCTCGGGTTCGTGTCCCAACTGCTCGCATAGCGGTAGCTACGGCGGCGATTGTTCCGGTCTGGTGGCCAAGGTGTGGCAGGTGCCGTCGAGCAATACGTCGCTCACGACGGACAGTCATCCCTACAGCACCGCTGACTTCGTGAAGGACACGAGCCAATGGAAGACCGTGTCCCGAGGCGCGGTGAAGCAGGCGGACGCGCTGGTGTATCGTTCCGGTGGCGCGGGTCACATCTTCGTGTACTCCAGCGGTGACGGGTGGGGCTCGATGTACGCCTACGAGTGCAAGGGTTGCGCTGCAGGCTGCATCAAGGGCTATCGCACCGCTTCCTCGGCCTATCACGCGATTCGTCGCTCGGGATACTGA
- a CDS encoding carboxyl transferase domain-containing protein: MDSAQPFPVLNSRVDRRSDEFRKNYEENGKSLERLREALSVARAGGGEKYVQRHRDAGKLLPRERVELLLDRDSHFLELCPLAGHEVDGHTTGASSIGGIGMVAGVECMVTASEATVKGGAIAEMGVQKTRRLAEIAEQNRLPGISVIESAGADLPNQHKIFVPGGRAFRDLTRRSELKIPTICVVCGSSTAGGAYIPGMSDYVIMVKNQAQVYLAGPPLVRMATGEETNHEELGGAEMHSKLSGVSDYLAQDEYDALRMAREIVAHLGWKKHGPDPAPEVEAPRYDADELLGIASHDIRIPFDSRDVIARIADGSRFSEFKALYGPTLVCGWARIHGYLVGILANNGILFSESANKGAQFIELCNQSGTPLVYLQNITGFMVGKKYEQEGIIKHGAKMINAVSNSRVPAFTIMTGASYGAGNYAMCGRSYDPRFLFTWPNHRIAVMGGKQLAGVLEIIRREAAEKRGQSVDEEQLAMAKQMIEMKIGQESDPFFASARLWDDGIIDPRHTRDVLGIALSAAHTAPVEANSSFGVFRH; encoded by the coding sequence ATGGACAGTGCCCAGCCGTTTCCCGTGCTGAACTCACGTGTGGATCGACGCAGCGACGAGTTTCGGAAGAACTACGAAGAGAACGGCAAGAGCCTGGAGCGGCTGCGCGAAGCCCTCTCTGTCGCGCGAGCCGGGGGCGGCGAGAAGTACGTCCAGCGCCACCGCGACGCGGGCAAGCTTTTGCCACGGGAGCGCGTCGAGTTGCTGCTCGATCGCGACAGCCATTTCCTCGAGTTGTGCCCGCTGGCAGGGCACGAAGTCGACGGCCACACCACCGGGGCGTCGAGCATCGGTGGGATTGGCATGGTGGCAGGGGTGGAATGCATGGTCACCGCCAGTGAGGCGACGGTCAAAGGCGGAGCGATCGCGGAGATGGGCGTGCAGAAGACCCGCCGCCTGGCCGAGATCGCAGAGCAGAATCGACTGCCCGGGATCAGCGTGATCGAGAGCGCGGGCGCCGACCTGCCCAACCAGCACAAGATCTTCGTCCCCGGTGGACGCGCCTTCCGCGATCTCACGCGTCGCAGTGAGCTGAAGATCCCCACCATCTGTGTCGTGTGCGGCTCGAGCACGGCGGGCGGTGCGTACATCCCCGGCATGAGCGACTACGTGATCATGGTGAAGAACCAGGCGCAGGTCTATCTAGCTGGACCGCCACTGGTGAGGATGGCGACGGGCGAGGAAACGAACCACGAAGAGCTCGGTGGCGCGGAGATGCACTCCAAGCTGAGCGGCGTCAGCGACTATCTGGCGCAGGACGAGTACGACGCCCTGCGTATGGCGCGGGAGATCGTGGCGCACTTGGGTTGGAAGAAGCACGGGCCCGATCCCGCCCCGGAAGTCGAAGCGCCCCGCTACGACGCGGACGAGCTACTGGGCATCGCCAGCCACGACATCCGCATTCCCTTCGACAGTCGGGACGTGATCGCACGCATCGCCGACGGCTCGCGTTTCTCCGAATTCAAGGCGCTCTATGGCCCTACCCTCGTCTGCGGCTGGGCGCGCATCCACGGCTACTTGGTCGGCATTCTGGCCAACAACGGCATTCTGTTCTCGGAGAGCGCCAACAAGGGGGCTCAGTTCATCGAACTCTGCAACCAGTCGGGCACGCCGCTGGTCTACCTGCAGAACATCACCGGCTTCATGGTCGGCAAGAAGTACGAGCAGGAAGGCATCATCAAGCACGGCGCCAAGATGATCAACGCCGTGAGCAATAGCCGCGTGCCGGCCTTCACGATCATGACCGGCGCCAGCTACGGCGCGGGCAACTACGCGATGTGTGGTCGCTCCTACGATCCGCGCTTTCTCTTCACCTGGCCCAATCACCGCATTGCCGTGATGGGCGGCAAGCAGCTCGCTGGCGTCTTGGAGATCATCCGCCGCGAGGCCGCCGAGAAGCGAGGCCAAAGCGTGGACGAGGAACAACTCGCCATGGCCAAACAGATGATCGAGATGAAGATCGGCCAGGAGAGCGATCCCTTCTTCGCCAGCGCGCGTCTGTGGGACGACGGCATCATCGACCCGCGACACACTCGCGACGTGCTCGGCATTGCCTTGTCTGCCGCTCACACGGCGCCGGTCGAGGCCAACAGCAGCTTCGGCGTCTTCCGACACTGA
- a CDS encoding VWA domain-containing protein: protein MKVKTVGWMAALGMVLSSVSVWSLTKPKGPGLTTTADSALTAPIASPTDVQSQFQIDGPLQLSGRLGHGTLLVGKQAQSYLLTTVVAKAGLASRQPLNLAVVLDRSGSMKGRRMDNALASARDMIRRLSDGDVLTIIAYDTTTDQLLPPTRIDGSSRERALSALANVQAKGDTCISCGIDAGMAALRQNSGMVDRILLLSDGEPTSGIKDLAGFRTLAASARAMGCAVSSVGVDVEYNERVLSALALESNGTHYFAETPTDVANAFDKELATLSKTTAKDVEVRIRLQEGVQLDQVVDRAFRREGNEVVVPLGSFSESEEKTVLLRIAHRPEGGVRMPIAKVELSYDGPRGTRERASGQLEADLTTDPNLVAPLDGVVEARLTRTESADALLDANRAIATGDLRGAEEKLQRALQGVRSKRKSLAARSPVATKSRVDQDLANQEGALDKAARELGNAPAGDSERTNKVQQKKNVEASNPFRL from the coding sequence ATGAAGGTGAAGACCGTCGGCTGGATGGCCGCTTTGGGCATGGTGCTGAGCAGTGTGTCCGTGTGGTCCCTGACGAAACCCAAGGGCCCAGGCCTGACGACGACTGCCGATTCCGCACTCACAGCGCCGATCGCCTCCCCCACGGATGTGCAGTCCCAGTTCCAGATCGACGGCCCCTTGCAGCTGTCTGGCCGCCTCGGCCACGGCACCCTGCTCGTCGGCAAACAGGCCCAGAGCTACCTGCTGACGACCGTCGTCGCCAAGGCGGGGTTGGCCAGCAGACAGCCGTTGAATCTGGCGGTGGTGCTGGACCGCTCCGGCTCGATGAAGGGCCGTCGAATGGACAATGCGCTCGCGTCCGCACGCGACATGATTCGCCGACTGAGTGACGGCGATGTGCTCACCATCATCGCCTACGACACCACCACGGACCAGCTGCTGCCCCCCACACGCATCGACGGCTCGTCCCGCGAGCGGGCGCTATCCGCACTCGCAAACGTGCAGGCCAAGGGTGACACCTGTATCTCCTGCGGCATCGATGCCGGCATGGCTGCCTTGCGCCAGAACTCAGGCATGGTGGACCGAATCCTGTTGCTGTCGGACGGCGAACCCACCAGCGGCATCAAAGATCTGGCAGGCTTCCGCACACTCGCAGCCAGTGCCCGCGCCATGGGCTGCGCTGTTTCGTCGGTGGGAGTGGACGTGGAGTACAACGAGCGAGTGCTTTCCGCCTTGGCACTGGAGTCGAACGGTACGCACTACTTCGCCGAAACGCCGACGGATGTCGCGAATGCGTTCGACAAGGAGCTCGCGACGCTCAGCAAGACCACCGCCAAGGACGTAGAGGTGCGCATTCGCCTGCAGGAGGGAGTGCAGCTCGACCAGGTCGTGGACCGGGCTTTTCGGCGCGAAGGAAACGAAGTCGTAGTGCCCTTGGGTAGCTTCAGCGAGTCCGAAGAAAAGACGGTGCTGCTGCGCATCGCGCACCGGCCCGAGGGCGGTGTGCGCATGCCCATCGCCAAGGTGGAGCTGAGCTACGACGGCCCGCGGGGCACTCGCGAACGCGCGAGCGGACAGCTCGAAGCGGACCTGACGACCGACCCCAACCTGGTCGCACCCTTGGATGGCGTCGTGGAAGCACGACTCACGCGCACCGAGAGCGCGGACGCTTTGCTCGACGCCAACCGCGCCATCGCCACTGGTGACCTACGCGGCGCGGAAGAGAAGCTTCAGCGTGCGCTGCAAGGGGTTCGCTCGAAGCGAAAGAGCCTCGCGGCCCGCTCCCCCGTCGCGACGAAGAGCCGCGTCGATCAGGACTTGGCCAACCAAGAGGGTGCCCTGGACAAGGCGGCGCGGGAACTGGGCAACGCACCCGCGGGCGATAGCGAGCGCACCAACAAGGTGCAGCAAAAGAAGAACGTGGAAGCGTCGAACCCCTTCCGACTCTAG
- a CDS encoding GNAT family N-acetyltransferase codes for MEPTSRTTLRRHPERGQGDVELLHRIVDEARIGFLAFQENHGPVVLPIAFARLDDDIVVHGARGGRLLQSLVDAPICFCVALVDGVVIARSQFHCSMNYRSLVVFGVGRRVADPELKARALQALVDKLTFSHGSALRAPSQSELSATEVVALSLKEASMKVRSGPPKDAAQDLGAAVWAGEVALSERPTRVVPAPGVSELLPADLQRDLSSSGLLVQEQHHGTYCLSTNPERIELDTVHGFLSEASYWARGIERDRVARSIAGSIPVGAYLDGAQVGFARMVTDRATFAWIADVFVLPEHRGRGLARAMVKLLCDLPAVQGVRRVLLGTHDAHGVYDALGFVPLEHPERYMVLART; via the coding sequence ATGGAACCGACTTCCCGCACCACCCTGCGGCGCCATCCAGAACGTGGCCAAGGCGACGTCGAGCTGCTGCACCGCATCGTGGACGAAGCACGCATCGGCTTCCTGGCCTTTCAAGAGAACCACGGCCCGGTGGTGTTGCCCATCGCTTTTGCCCGACTCGACGACGACATCGTGGTGCACGGTGCGCGGGGCGGACGGTTGCTTCAGTCGCTAGTCGACGCCCCGATCTGCTTCTGCGTTGCGCTGGTAGATGGCGTCGTCATCGCACGGTCCCAGTTCCACTGCTCGATGAACTACCGCTCCCTCGTCGTGTTCGGGGTCGGTCGGCGAGTGGCAGATCCTGAGCTCAAAGCCCGGGCGCTCCAAGCGCTGGTCGACAAGCTGACCTTTTCCCATGGCTCCGCCCTGCGCGCACCTAGCCAAAGTGAGCTGTCGGCAACGGAAGTCGTCGCTCTTTCGCTGAAAGAAGCTTCGATGAAAGTGCGCTCGGGACCACCGAAGGACGCCGCACAGGATCTTGGCGCAGCGGTGTGGGCGGGCGAAGTGGCACTGAGCGAGCGTCCAACTCGCGTCGTTCCAGCTCCGGGGGTGAGTGAGCTCTTGCCCGCCGACTTGCAGCGAGATCTCTCTAGCAGCGGTCTTCTCGTCCAGGAGCAGCACCACGGCACGTATTGTCTCAGCACCAACCCAGAGCGCATCGAACTCGACACGGTGCATGGCTTCTTGAGTGAGGCCAGCTACTGGGCACGAGGCATCGAGCGAGATCGCGTGGCTCGCTCGATCGCAGGGTCGATCCCCGTGGGCGCGTACCTCGATGGCGCGCAGGTGGGCTTCGCGCGGATGGTCACGGACCGTGCGACGTTTGCCTGGATCGCGGACGTCTTCGTGCTTCCCGAACATCGTGGGCGCGGGTTGGCCCGTGCAATGGTGAAGCTGCTATGCGATTTGCCAGCAGTACAGGGAGTGCGCCGCGTGTTGCTCGGCACCCACGACGCCCATGGCGTCTACGACGCGCTCGGATTCGTCCCCCTCGAGCACCCGGAGCGCTACATGGTGCTCGCTCGCACCTAG
- a CDS encoding PLP-dependent aminotransferase family protein codes for MNRPVGRPSLPLALPNSGPGEPPLFVAIARTLSAEILKGRLKPGQRLPGSRNLAATLGVHRNTVLAALAELSEEGWVETRPASGTFVSQALPIHRPKAFARRARDPLHVGFDLRGVVPDDELPLECRYHMGGGAPDLRLLPRDVLARAYRRALRALHRLDYADPRGEASLRHALAAHLSATRGLALSADDLLVTRGSQMALDLAARSLFRAGDIVAVEAWGYRPAWRALQAHGIELSPIPVDAHGIDVDRLTALCREKPQIRGVYVTPHHQYPTTVTLSAPRRLQLLALAQERRLCILEDDYDHEFHYEGRPILPLASADDAGVVVYLGTLSKILAPGLRLGYVTAPRAALDAMTRARRYVDRQGDAVLEAALAELFEDGEVMRHARRMQRVYRARRDATLAALDRDFGDLLRVRAPAGGMAFWATVHKGVDVDAWCARARDAGVVLYPASRYAFSGKKQPYLRIGYAALDDEERTQALALLRRTARGAPLPGNRAGSRRLPRRAAD; via the coding sequence ATGAATAGACCAGTTGGCCGCCCGTCGTTGCCCTTGGCGCTGCCGAACTCGGGCCCCGGAGAGCCGCCCTTGTTCGTCGCCATCGCGCGAACGTTGAGTGCAGAGATCCTCAAAGGTCGTCTGAAACCCGGACAACGGCTACCCGGATCGCGCAACCTGGCTGCAACCCTGGGCGTGCACCGCAACACCGTGCTCGCGGCGCTTGCCGAGCTGAGCGAGGAGGGTTGGGTCGAGACGCGCCCTGCCAGCGGCACGTTCGTGTCGCAAGCGCTTCCCATCCATCGACCGAAGGCGTTCGCGCGTCGAGCGCGAGATCCGCTACATGTTGGATTCGATCTTCGTGGCGTCGTGCCCGACGACGAACTTCCGCTCGAGTGTCGCTACCACATGGGTGGCGGAGCACCCGATCTGCGCTTGCTCCCTCGCGACGTCTTGGCGCGTGCCTATCGACGGGCACTGCGCGCGCTGCATCGTCTCGACTACGCGGATCCGCGTGGTGAGGCCAGCTTGCGACATGCGCTTGCCGCGCATCTGTCTGCGACGCGTGGCCTTGCGCTGAGCGCAGACGATCTGCTCGTCACGCGTGGAAGTCAGATGGCTCTCGACCTGGCCGCGCGCAGCCTCTTTCGAGCCGGGGACATCGTTGCGGTCGAAGCCTGGGGCTATCGCCCTGCCTGGCGCGCGCTGCAGGCTCACGGCATCGAGCTTTCGCCCATCCCCGTCGACGCGCACGGCATCGACGTCGATCGCCTGACCGCGCTATGCCGGGAAAAACCGCAGATCCGTGGCGTCTACGTCACCCCTCACCACCAGTATCCCACCACCGTTACGCTCTCGGCGCCACGTCGTCTGCAGCTGCTGGCTTTGGCCCAAGAGCGGCGCTTGTGCATTTTGGAGGACGACTACGATCACGAGTTCCACTACGAAGGTAGGCCCATCCTGCCCTTGGCCAGCGCGGACGATGCCGGCGTCGTCGTCTACCTCGGAACACTGAGCAAGATCCTCGCCCCTGGGCTGCGTCTGGGATACGTCACGGCGCCGCGCGCCGCCTTAGACGCGATGACACGCGCGCGTCGCTACGTCGATCGCCAGGGGGACGCCGTACTCGAGGCCGCTCTGGCCGAGCTGTTCGAGGATGGCGAGGTGATGCGACACGCTCGCCGCATGCAGCGGGTGTATCGCGCTCGCCGCGATGCCACACTGGCTGCCCTCGATCGCGACTTTGGTGATCTGCTGCGGGTGCGAGCGCCGGCTGGCGGCATGGCCTTCTGGGCGACTGTGCACAAGGGGGTCGACGTCGACGCATGGTGCGCACGCGCACGCGACGCCGGAGTGGTCCTCTATCCCGCGAGCCGCTACGCCTTCTCTGGGAAGAAGCAGCCCTATCTGCGCATCGGCTATGCCGCCCTGGACGATGAAGAGCGGACGCAAGCCCTCGCGCTGCTGCGCCGAACCGCTCGAGGGGCGCCGCTCCCGGGGAACCGTGCAGGCTCCCGAAGGCTCCCTCGGCGAGCAGCCGACTGA